The Desulfoplanes formicivorans genome window below encodes:
- a CDS encoding YcaO-like family protein: protein MITLGSCPKAYHKDLDKACSPAQTIARVKQALARSGRNILAENRRIDTGRLGIPVYMSICGTDAKAVMPGRKQMGKGTSPEQAEASALMELMERYDFFTFWKQKSRFSSMTWGEAAKAFGQDLIPIEEILHSVGDTCTPQQAAAALDLIPWQFCKILDLTSGREVMAPLDWFRQLNEYNGSSAGNTDAESILQATCELVERHVSALADRDHPTLPTISIHEHDDPVLVDLVNKFVAQGIKVILKDMTCGMPLPTVAALAYDPTTFPQQSEIVFTAGTATSPAKAAIRALTEVAQLAGDFESKTTYEPSGLSKYNSLEEIEWITKGPCCTLADLPVMASDDIAQELEHTVRALAQQGFTVYSVATTLKALGIPTHYTFIPGFAFRERTPHASVGMLTGKKIIATSPLDEAAAKLDRLEELFPQAHFLPFYRAQLSLNQGFPDKAQALFALSEEVQPDDETRAMSAFYQGHCLTLQNQWTEAIPHLKRAISLQHDVKEYHNLYGVCLFKLNEFDKAALCFQKALALDAGSAMDMANLGLCHVKTGKTDQAIACLQEAVTMDPTIEFAWKHLVDLTSQS from the coding sequence ATGATCACCCTGGGTTCCTGCCCCAAGGCGTATCACAAGGATCTGGACAAAGCCTGCTCGCCGGCACAAACCATTGCCCGGGTGAAACAGGCCCTTGCCCGAAGTGGCCGCAACATCCTGGCCGAAAACAGAAGAATCGATACGGGACGCCTTGGCATTCCCGTATACATGAGCATCTGCGGAACCGATGCCAAGGCGGTCATGCCCGGACGGAAACAAATGGGCAAGGGAACCTCTCCGGAACAGGCCGAGGCCTCCGCGCTCATGGAACTCATGGAACGCTACGACTTCTTCACCTTCTGGAAACAGAAATCGCGGTTTTCCTCCATGACCTGGGGAGAGGCGGCCAAGGCCTTTGGTCAGGACCTCATTCCCATCGAAGAGATCCTGCATTCGGTCGGCGACACCTGCACGCCCCAGCAGGCAGCAGCGGCCCTCGACCTCATTCCCTGGCAGTTCTGCAAAATCCTTGACCTGACATCCGGACGCGAGGTCATGGCTCCCCTGGACTGGTTCAGGCAGCTCAACGAGTACAACGGTTCGTCGGCCGGGAACACGGACGCCGAGTCCATTCTTCAGGCCACCTGCGAACTTGTGGAACGCCATGTCAGCGCCCTGGCCGACAGAGATCACCCCACCCTGCCGACCATCTCCATCCACGAACATGACGATCCCGTGCTTGTGGATCTTGTGAACAAATTCGTGGCCCAAGGCATCAAGGTCATCCTCAAGGACATGACCTGCGGCATGCCGTTGCCCACCGTAGCGGCCCTGGCCTATGATCCGACAACCTTTCCCCAACAAAGTGAAATCGTCTTTACCGCGGGTACGGCCACCTCACCGGCCAAGGCCGCCATTCGTGCCCTGACCGAAGTGGCCCAGCTAGCCGGCGACTTTGAAAGCAAGACAACCTATGAACCCTCCGGGCTTTCCAAATACAACAGTCTCGAGGAGATCGAATGGATCACCAAAGGGCCTTGCTGCACCCTTGCCGACTTGCCCGTCATGGCTTCCGATGACATTGCCCAGGAGCTCGAACATACCGTCAGGGCCCTGGCCCAACAGGGATTCACGGTCTATTCCGTGGCAACAACCCTCAAGGCCCTGGGCATCCCCACCCACTATACATTTATCCCGGGATTTGCCTTCAGGGAACGCACACCCCACGCTTCCGTGGGCATGCTCACAGGCAAAAAGATTATTGCCACCTCGCCCCTGGATGAGGCTGCCGCCAAGCTGGACCGGCTGGAAGAACTTTTTCCCCAAGCCCACTTTCTACCGTTCTACCGGGCGCAACTGTCCCTGAATCAGGGCTTTCCCGACAAGGCCCAAGCCTTGTTCGCCCTTTCCGAGGAAGTCCAGCCCGATGATGAAACCCGGGCCATGTCCGCCTTTTATCAGGGACATTGTCTGACCCTGCAGAACCAATGGACAGAGGCCATTCCTCATTTGAAACGGGCCATCTCATTACAACATGATGTCAAAGAGTACCACAACCTTTACGGTGTTTGCCTTTTCAAGCTGAACGAGTTTGACAAGGCAGCCCTTTGCTTCCAAAAGGCCCTGGCCCTGGATGCCGGTTCTGCCATGGACATGGCCAACCTGGGTCTGTGCCATGTCAAAACAGGGAAGACCGACCAGGCCATTGCCTGTCTCCAAGAGGCGGTGACCATGGATCCGACCATCGAATTTGCCTGGAAACACTTGGTGGACCTGACTTCCCAAAGCTGA
- a CDS encoding TusE/DsrC/DsvC family sulfur relay protein produces MAMVEYEGKQFDVDEDGFLLNFEQWCPEWVDFVKESEGIKEITEEHQKVIDFLQDYYKKNGIAPMVRILSKVTGFKLKHIYELFPSGPGKGACKMAGLPKPTGCV; encoded by the coding sequence ATGGCAATGGTCGAATATGAGGGCAAGCAGTTTGACGTCGATGAAGATGGATTCCTGTTGAACTTCGAACAGTGGTGTCCTGAATGGGTTGATTTTGTAAAGGAAAGCGAAGGCATCAAGGAAATTACCGAGGAACATCAGAAGGTCATCGACTTTCTCCAGGACTACTACAAGAAAAACGGTATCGCTCCCATGGTTCGTATCCTTTCCAAGGTCACCGGCTTCAAGCTGAAACACATCTACGAGCTGTTCCCCTCCGGACCGGGTAAAGGAGCTTGTAAGATGGCTGGTCTCCCCAAACCCACCGGCTGCGTATAA
- a CDS encoding TMEM165/GDT1 family protein, giving the protein MDLKLFLTTFLTLFIAEIGDKTQLACICLAAKTHKPWTVWLGASAALILVSLIGVLLAQVITEYVPENIVKKVAATMFVGIGLLMFADKI; this is encoded by the coding sequence ATGGATCTCAAACTCTTTCTGACCACATTCCTGACCCTCTTTATCGCAGAAATCGGCGACAAGACCCAGCTGGCCTGCATTTGTCTGGCAGCCAAAACCCACAAACCGTGGACCGTCTGGCTGGGCGCATCAGCTGCACTCATTCTGGTCAGCCTGATAGGCGTACTTCTGGCACAGGTCATCACCGAGTACGTTCCGGAAAACATTGTCAAGAAGGTGGCAGCGACCATGTTCGTGGGTATCGGGTTGCTCATGTTTGCGGACAAGATCTAA
- a CDS encoding inorganic phosphate transporter: MDIYDIFFYLSLGGGFLMAFNLGANDVANSMASAVGAKAISVRQAVLIAGVLNFVGAVFLGSHVTATVSKGIINPAQIADPKLIMIGMFSALLAAGIWVLIATLTALPVSSTHSIVGAIMGFGLVAGGPDVINWLKMGGVVLSWIISPFAAATIAFLIFSHIRRTIFFSRRFIHQAKKWGPIWMGFTVSLVVLSFLYKTPVGKKMALPVFVGLTITAIVTLGVWALGRIWVNRIVRDESEGAEGVERIFRKLQVGTSCYVALSQGANDVANAIGPVAAIYLIAREHQLLAMAQIPMPVLVLGGFGIATGIAVLGHRVMSTVGDKITRLTNTRGFAVDFGAASTVLAASNMGLPVSTTHATVGAVVGVGLARGFSAVDFGVLGRIVIYWLLTVPIAAFTSIIIFQMLRWTIY; encoded by the coding sequence ATGGATATTTACGACATATTTTTTTATCTTTCCCTAGGTGGAGGCTTTCTCATGGCCTTCAATCTTGGCGCCAATGATGTGGCCAATTCCATGGCCTCTGCCGTGGGCGCCAAGGCCATCTCGGTCAGGCAGGCCGTGCTCATCGCGGGCGTTCTCAATTTTGTCGGAGCTGTTTTTCTGGGTTCCCATGTCACGGCCACGGTGAGCAAGGGCATCATCAACCCGGCACAGATCGCCGATCCCAAACTGATCATGATCGGGATGTTCTCGGCCCTGCTTGCGGCCGGGATATGGGTACTCATCGCCACCCTGACGGCATTGCCGGTCTCGTCCACCCACTCCATTGTGGGAGCCATCATGGGATTCGGGCTCGTGGCCGGTGGTCCCGACGTGATCAACTGGCTCAAGATGGGTGGAGTCGTGCTCTCGTGGATCATCTCTCCCTTTGCCGCGGCAACCATCGCCTTTCTCATCTTCAGCCATATCAGACGAACCATTTTTTTCAGCCGGCGATTCATCCACCAGGCCAAGAAATGGGGACCCATATGGATGGGCTTCACCGTGTCCCTGGTAGTCCTTTCCTTTTTGTACAAGACGCCGGTGGGCAAAAAAATGGCCCTTCCCGTTTTCGTGGGCCTGACCATTACCGCCATCGTGACCCTGGGCGTCTGGGCATTGGGCAGGATCTGGGTCAACCGGATCGTGCGCGACGAAAGCGAAGGGGCCGAAGGCGTGGAGCGGATCTTCCGCAAACTCCAGGTAGGCACGTCCTGTTATGTGGCCCTGTCACAGGGGGCCAACGACGTGGCCAATGCCATCGGTCCGGTGGCGGCCATCTATCTCATCGCACGTGAACACCAGCTTCTGGCCATGGCCCAGATACCCATGCCCGTGCTTGTTCTGGGCGGATTCGGCATCGCCACGGGCATTGCCGTACTCGGGCATCGGGTCATGTCCACGGTAGGGGACAAGATCACCCGTTTGACCAATACCCGCGGATTTGCTGTTGATTTTGGAGCGGCCAGCACCGTACTGGCCGCCTCCAACATGGGCCTTCCGGTTTCCACAACCCATGCAACGGTTGGCGCGGTTGTCGGTGTGGGACTGGCCAGAGGATTTTCTGCTGTTGATTTCGGCGTGCTGGGCAGAATTGTTATCTACTGGCTGCTGACCGTTCCCATTGCCGCGTTCACTTCGATCATCATATTCCAGATGCTTCGTTGGACCATTTATTGA
- the dksA gene encoding RNA polymerase-binding protein DksA, giving the protein MNAKDIEFFRNHLNEMLQGILRQGEDTLEDMSENRESYADPADRASAESDRTFTLRLRDRDRKLIKKIEEAMQRIEDGTFGICEECGEAIGIARLKARPVTTLCIECKSKQEEEERMRGD; this is encoded by the coding sequence ATGAATGCAAAAGATATTGAATTTTTCCGCAATCATCTCAATGAGATGCTTCAGGGAATCCTGCGACAGGGCGAGGATACCCTGGAGGATATGTCTGAAAACCGTGAATCCTATGCCGATCCGGCGGATCGGGCCTCGGCCGAATCCGACCGTACCTTCACCCTCCGGCTCAGGGATCGTGACCGCAAGCTGATCAAAAAGATCGAAGAAGCCATGCAGCGCATTGAGGACGGGACCTTCGGCATTTGTGAAGAGTGTGGCGAAGCCATTGGCATTGCCCGGCTCAAGGCGCGGCCTGTGACAACTCTTTGCATCGAGTGCAAGAGCAAGCAGGAGGAAGAAGAAAGGATGCGGGGCGATTAG
- a CDS encoding glycosyltransferase family 2 protein: MPLVSVIIPTHNRSGLCIKAVTSVLTQTWKDVEVLLVDDGSDDDTLMRAARIADPRLRVFSQENKGVSAARNLGAAHACGRYIALLDSDDYWLPTKLERQLRFMREGGFHISQTEEIWIRRGKRVNPKHIHTKVAGWMFAPSLALCLISPSCVMLTRALWDEVGPFDEALPACEDYDLWLKTCLRVPVGLVPEALVVKTGGRADQLSGKIIGLDLYRIYAMRNVLDQGVLNDEDKDELVRMLRMKAMIYIKGCLKRGRFAEAQRLRQLLGPRLAAG, encoded by the coding sequence ATGCCTCTTGTTTCCGTCATCATCCCCACCCATAACCGGTCCGGCCTGTGTATCAAGGCGGTCACCTCCGTGCTCACCCAGACATGGAAGGATGTGGAAGTTCTTCTGGTGGATGACGGGTCAGATGACGATACCCTCATGCGTGCAGCACGCATCGCGGACCCACGTCTTAGGGTATTCAGCCAGGAAAATAAAGGGGTCAGCGCGGCCAGGAATCTGGGGGCGGCTCATGCCTGCGGCCGTTATATCGCCTTGCTCGATTCCGATGATTATTGGCTGCCCACCAAACTCGAACGTCAATTGCGATTCATGCGCGAAGGCGGATTTCATATTTCCCAGACCGAGGAAATATGGATACGCAGGGGCAAGCGGGTCAACCCGAAACATATTCATACCAAGGTGGCGGGTTGGATGTTTGCCCCGTCCCTGGCCCTTTGTCTGATCAGTCCGTCGTGCGTCATGTTGACCCGCGCTCTGTGGGATGAAGTCGGGCCTTTTGATGAAGCCCTGCCCGCGTGTGAGGATTATGATCTCTGGCTGAAAACCTGTTTGCGTGTTCCGGTGGGTCTGGTTCCCGAGGCCCTGGTGGTCAAGACCGGGGGGCGGGCTGATCAGCTGTCAGGCAAGATCATCGGCCTTGATTTGTACCGGATATATGCCATGCGCAATGTGTTGGACCAGGGGGTCCTCAACGACGAGGACAAGGATGAGCTGGTTCGGATGTTACGCATGAAGGCGATGATTTATATCAAGGGGTGTCTGAAACGGGGGCGGTTTGCCGAAGCCCAACGTTTGCGTCAACTCCTTGGGCCAAGGCTGGCTGCGGGGTGA
- a CDS encoding NFACT RNA binding domain-containing protein encodes MEANFFRYAARELAPRITGMRIEKIFDPARGILTIDLGSPGYLILHASPSRGFFFLSSTKPDNKQQPSGQVMWLRKRTRSRRIRQVLVDWPSRRMAWLLGSRPSMYLLLDLRKGVSLVSELDPHFGQEPDWPDVEAIGSHERIWETYPQITPPVRHRLQHMGNKDAREFLERLRKAVPPSSYWILGDPKTARLSLWPDGFPKGRAFKTALAAAESYGTYVVAGMINGDREQKRIVTKRLRHLKKALGRIQRDRARLEAMVAGKELGRLLQAHLYHVDGSARLDTVCLDDGNGKTVRLDLDPSLTVRENMTRFFTRARKGERGLPLVEARKQVLVREMEQVQRTASMTGESARPAAQRVAGPAPGIPKKYRSLAVNLYRTSDGFLLIRGRNQKANHHLLSQLAGSQDLWFHAQDGPGAHVILKRDFSTQEVPRTSLEQAAIIAALSSWQKNAAKAQVMCALVKNVRKIKGAALGQVLVDQVEESLMVDMDASLEERLRIRP; translated from the coding sequence ATGGAAGCCAATTTTTTCCGGTATGCTGCCAGGGAACTTGCTCCCCGCATTACCGGCATGCGCATCGAAAAGATTTTCGATCCCGCTCGGGGCATCCTGACCATTGACCTGGGCTCCCCCGGCTATCTCATCCTTCACGCCTCCCCTTCACGGGGATTTTTTTTTCTCTCGTCGACCAAACCCGATAACAAACAGCAGCCTTCCGGCCAGGTCATGTGGCTGCGCAAGCGGACCCGTTCCCGGCGCATCAGACAGGTTCTTGTTGACTGGCCTTCCCGCAGGATGGCCTGGCTTTTGGGCAGTCGGCCGTCCATGTACCTGCTCCTTGATCTGCGCAAGGGGGTCTCGCTGGTCAGCGAACTGGATCCGCATTTTGGGCAGGAGCCTGATTGGCCGGACGTGGAGGCCATCGGATCCCATGAGCGCATCTGGGAGACGTACCCTCAGATAACGCCTCCTGTTCGTCATCGCCTGCAGCATATGGGTAACAAGGATGCCCGGGAGTTCCTTGAGCGGCTGCGCAAGGCCGTGCCTCCCTCCTCCTATTGGATTCTGGGCGATCCCAAGACGGCTCGCCTCAGTCTCTGGCCCGATGGTTTCCCAAAGGGCAGGGCGTTCAAGACCGCCCTTGCTGCGGCCGAGAGCTATGGTACGTATGTTGTTGCCGGGATGATCAATGGAGACCGGGAGCAGAAGCGGATTGTGACCAAGCGACTCCGGCATCTCAAAAAGGCCCTGGGACGGATCCAGCGTGATCGGGCTAGGCTTGAAGCAATGGTGGCCGGCAAGGAGTTGGGGCGTCTGTTGCAGGCCCATCTGTATCATGTGGACGGTTCGGCCCGGCTGGACACTGTCTGTCTGGACGACGGGAACGGCAAGACCGTGAGGCTAGATCTTGATCCCTCCCTGACGGTGCGCGAAAACATGACCCGGTTTTTCACCCGGGCCAGAAAGGGGGAACGGGGGCTGCCCCTTGTCGAGGCCCGCAAACAGGTGCTGGTTCGCGAAATGGAACAGGTGCAAAGGACTGCCAGCATGACCGGGGAGAGCGCCCGACCGGCGGCCCAGCGTGTTGCGGGTCCGGCTCCCGGCATCCCCAAAAAATATCGTTCCCTGGCGGTCAATCTCTACAGAACCAGCGACGGCTTCTTGCTCATACGGGGCAGGAACCAGAAGGCCAATCATCACCTGCTCAGCCAGCTGGCCGGTTCCCAGGATTTATGGTTTCACGCCCAGGATGGTCCTGGAGCCCATGTCATCCTGAAGCGGGATTTCAGTACCCAGGAAGTGCCCCGAACCAGCCTGGAGCAGGCCGCCATCATCGCGGCCCTGTCCAGCTGGCAAAAAAACGCCGCCAAGGCGCAGGTCATGTGCGCCCTGGTGAAGAACGTTCGCAAGATCAAGGGGGCTGCTCTGGGTCAGGTCCTTGTCGACCAGGTCGAAGAAAGCCTGATGGTGGACATGGACGCGTCCCTGGAAGAACGTTTGAGGATTAGGCCCTGA
- a CDS encoding DUF47 domain-containing protein: protein MSKLPFFGLLSPKSPMEGLVEHYDKIAECIYVISESLECYVSGVGACREFTELTREIDAIENHADLIKRNIRNHLPRRLFMAVDKTLFLNYTKSQDNILDSAQEALQWLGMRQVAIPEGTFQKMLIDLLEEVKNTTELLGPALRDTIGFVHGETVDRMAIKQKFQAVRRQHHDVQKLSRKLTSAIYNSTMDFKDIYQLIHFVDCLVTMSHDSENCADILRTMIAR from the coding sequence ATGTCCAAGCTTCCCTTTTTCGGCCTGTTGTCCCCCAAATCCCCCATGGAAGGGCTGGTCGAGCACTACGACAAGATTGCAGAATGCATCTATGTCATCAGCGAATCCCTGGAATGCTACGTTTCCGGCGTGGGCGCCTGCCGTGAATTCACCGAATTAACGAGGGAAATCGACGCCATTGAGAATCATGCCGATTTGATCAAAAGGAATATTCGCAACCACCTTCCCCGACGCCTGTTCATGGCCGTCGACAAGACCCTGTTCCTCAACTACACCAAAAGTCAGGACAATATCCTGGATTCGGCCCAGGAAGCCCTGCAATGGCTTGGCATGCGCCAGGTGGCCATTCCTGAAGGAACCTTCCAGAAAATGCTCATTGACCTTCTGGAAGAAGTCAAAAACACCACCGAACTTTTGGGACCGGCCCTGCGGGACACCATTGGTTTTGTTCACGGCGAAACCGTGGACAGGATGGCCATCAAGCAAAAATTCCAGGCCGTACGCAGGCAGCACCACGATGTGCAAAAACTGAGCAGAAAGCTGACCTCGGCCATCTACAACTCGACCATGGACTTCAAGGACATCTACCAGCTTATCCATTTCGTGGATTGCCTGGTGACCATGAGCCACGACAGCGAAAATTGCGCCGATATCCTGCGGACCATGATAGCTAGGTAA
- a CDS encoding class I SAM-dependent methyltransferase: MATTSPLFADASLEDLLARARQRFSIVFKPVRIGEHTLEITHIENMTDYLDRLANQSRQGETIELPLWAKIWPASTILALSMTQIPATASKRILEIGAGLGIPGLVAAARGFTTVITDTNEDALLFTRINVLKNGLEKNATVQHLDILTQDTDQPFDAILGSEVFYLKDSAPQIVRFLRNSLVPGGMALFARDAARQNTRFLTQAAPFFEIGIKQVGYKQGEEEHPFKATLYRLTPKNEVNAQ, translated from the coding sequence ATGGCCACCACATCCCCCCTGTTTGCCGATGCATCCCTTGAAGACCTGCTGGCCCGAGCCAGACAACGTTTTTCCATTGTCTTCAAACCCGTGCGCATCGGGGAGCATACCCTTGAGATCACCCATATCGAAAATATGACCGACTATCTGGACCGGCTGGCGAATCAGTCCAGACAAGGCGAAACCATTGAACTGCCCTTGTGGGCCAAAATCTGGCCAGCCTCCACGATTCTGGCCCTGTCCATGACCCAGATCCCGGCAACCGCCAGCAAACGGATTTTGGAAATCGGAGCGGGACTGGGCATCCCCGGACTGGTTGCTGCAGCCAGAGGATTCACCACGGTCATTACAGATACCAATGAAGACGCCTTGCTCTTTACCAGGATCAACGTCCTCAAAAACGGTCTTGAAAAAAACGCCACGGTCCAGCACCTGGATATCCTGACCCAGGACACGGACCAACCGTTTGATGCCATCCTGGGCTCTGAAGTGTTTTATCTCAAGGACAGCGCTCCACAAATTGTCCGCTTTCTGCGCAACAGCCTGGTTCCCGGGGGCATGGCCCTGTTTGCCCGGGACGCCGCCCGCCAGAACACCCGTTTCCTTACCCAGGCAGCACCCTTTTTCGAAATCGGCATCAAACAGGTCGGGTACAAGCAAGGCGAGGAAGAACACCCCTTCAAAGCCACGCTCTATCGTCTCACCCCCAAAAACGAGGTCAATGCCCAATGA
- a CDS encoding tetratricopeptide repeat protein: MHQLSSLVSQLKKAEQSVVVANGHAVWIVWAESLSDTVTLTLSSYGGWELAREKKQALWFFPGEDVLRSLAQIFTWSQIHPLAMMVQVFSANLLIAHDFSFSVAIDPEIVQQKVGTPETLDILVAPQVGQGLRRAPGLHFKPVQRAGLPSGEWTRLQADIGLDYSTALSWFLIIKPVGNALDRAFAEGWRMYSARLKKLFEQIKVNFLYTDNMEIVLYCKTYQMLQAVCMELMGLMADKDEHASSWPCIYLGLEKGHLHFGKELPKKVNAPWDQLESDFIHLPLKTVYQLGASFMPLGTLSPFKGRSSIDSLVKTTLKHGATSSDMGLLKVLLPHHVLDGDYSPCFYCGLRNHPPSACPTRVLRNLNETLHDALAELDLERMQQALRDIDAKIGENGVDGIRAVLQGQGDAAVVLAAMFETNAPSQLRTIRLVWRSKGKDWPRGLRDLAPQEEDASWSALHRFRNGDMETALRHLERFVQASPRHYKSKTLGGFISMEKGQYKTALGLWKEAEEFCFTSLHRSYHLYLRARLHEVMQEYEAALKLYRAAVDTSPAMLEAVYRQAACLLKMGFTEQGLGIFMDLLEEDPRFMNLILIDPELERGHLHLMSGLWKPWNQASKAAKACIEESAGLTRTVEQWFAVDHPAHDEFKKRLADMLKLQDKENYAHLVRLAKGCEVLSKDIQKRVEKDIRGLRRNCKTMYHELATIQNEAAWFPFSRFMGGFNRDFNLCIRELNAVGRMNLYHPESFKKGHAAMTLAAQALERLREHLKSLVFIRDATLYLLLFGKNFLWIELICLVSSIAVVPLVTMWGLKTGQPWGHILDAQKWVIQKVVVIVVSICAIGGSAIWTTLSFEKKRNKYLAKHIK, encoded by the coding sequence GTGCATCAGCTTTCCTCCCTTGTCTCCCAGTTGAAGAAGGCGGAGCAATCCGTTGTTGTTGCCAATGGCCATGCCGTGTGGATTGTTTGGGCCGAAAGTCTTTCGGACACGGTGACTCTCACTTTGTCCAGCTATGGCGGTTGGGAACTTGCCCGTGAAAAAAAACAGGCTTTGTGGTTTTTTCCGGGAGAGGATGTCCTTCGAAGTCTGGCCCAGATATTTACTTGGTCCCAGATCCATCCCCTGGCCATGATGGTTCAGGTATTTTCAGCCAACCTTTTGATCGCCCATGATTTTTCTTTTAGCGTGGCCATTGATCCGGAAATTGTCCAGCAAAAGGTCGGCACTCCCGAAACGTTGGATATCTTGGTTGCTCCGCAAGTGGGGCAGGGGCTTCGCCGTGCGCCGGGTTTGCATTTCAAGCCTGTGCAACGCGCGGGCTTGCCCTCGGGAGAGTGGACCAGACTCCAAGCTGATATCGGATTGGATTATTCCACCGCCTTGTCCTGGTTTTTGATCATCAAACCCGTGGGCAATGCTTTGGACCGAGCTTTTGCCGAAGGTTGGAGGATGTACAGCGCACGCCTGAAAAAGCTTTTTGAACAAATCAAGGTCAATTTCCTGTATACCGACAATATGGAAATTGTACTGTATTGCAAAACCTACCAAATGCTTCAGGCCGTGTGTATGGAGCTCATGGGGCTCATGGCTGACAAGGACGAACATGCGTCGTCCTGGCCTTGTATTTATCTTGGTCTGGAAAAGGGACATCTTCATTTTGGTAAGGAATTGCCCAAAAAGGTCAACGCTCCTTGGGATCAATTGGAGTCTGATTTTATTCATCTTCCCCTGAAAACTGTTTACCAGCTGGGGGCGTCTTTTATGCCCCTTGGCACCCTTTCTCCCTTCAAGGGAAGAAGCAGTATCGACAGCCTGGTGAAAACAACCCTGAAACATGGTGCAACAAGCAGTGACATGGGACTGCTAAAGGTGCTCTTGCCGCATCATGTTTTGGATGGAGACTATTCACCTTGCTTTTATTGTGGCCTGCGGAACCATCCTCCCAGTGCCTGTCCCACACGTGTGTTACGTAATCTCAATGAAACGCTTCATGATGCCCTTGCCGAGTTGGATCTGGAAAGGATGCAGCAGGCTCTTCGGGATATTGACGCCAAAATAGGGGAAAACGGGGTTGATGGAATCAGGGCCGTGTTGCAGGGCCAGGGTGATGCAGCTGTTGTTCTGGCCGCAATGTTCGAGACCAATGCGCCCAGTCAGCTACGGACCATACGCCTGGTGTGGCGGAGTAAGGGAAAGGATTGGCCCCGAGGCCTCAGGGATTTAGCGCCCCAGGAAGAAGATGCCTCCTGGTCGGCCTTGCACCGGTTCCGTAATGGGGATATGGAAACGGCGCTCCGGCATCTTGAACGCTTTGTTCAGGCAAGCCCGAGGCATTACAAGTCCAAAACCCTTGGCGGGTTCATCAGTATGGAAAAGGGGCAGTACAAGACGGCTCTCGGGTTGTGGAAGGAGGCCGAGGAGTTCTGCTTTACCTCGTTACATCGTTCCTACCATTTGTACCTCCGCGCTCGGCTGCATGAGGTCATGCAGGAATACGAGGCCGCCCTGAAATTATACCGAGCTGCCGTGGACACGAGCCCGGCTATGCTTGAGGCCGTGTATCGTCAAGCAGCCTGTCTACTCAAAATGGGATTTACTGAACAGGGGCTGGGTATCTTCATGGATCTCCTCGAGGAAGATCCGCGCTTTATGAATTTGATCCTGATTGATCCCGAGCTCGAGCGTGGGCATCTGCATCTCATGTCTGGTCTTTGGAAACCCTGGAATCAAGCCAGCAAAGCGGCCAAGGCCTGTATTGAGGAGAGTGCAGGATTGACTCGAACCGTGGAACAATGGTTTGCCGTGGATCATCCCGCCCATGATGAGTTCAAAAAGCGTTTGGCAGACATGCTTAAACTTCAGGACAAGGAAAATTATGCCCATTTGGTCCGCCTTGCCAAGGGATGCGAGGTCTTGAGCAAGGACATTCAGAAAAGGGTTGAGAAGGATATCAGGGGCTTGCGCCGAAACTGCAAAACCATGTATCATGAATTGGCAACCATTCAGAATGAGGCGGCATGGTTTCCCTTTTCCCGGTTCATGGGCGGATTCAACAGGGATTTCAATCTGTGTATCCGCGAGTTAAATGCCGTTGGCAGGATGAATTTGTATCACCCGGAAAGTTTCAAGAAGGGGCATGCTGCCATGACTCTGGCTGCTCAGGCCCTTGAACGGTTACGGGAACATTTGAAGAGTTTGGTGTTTATCCGGGACGCCACGTTGTATTTGCTCCTGTTCGGGAAAAATTTTTTGTGGATCGAATTGATTTGCCTGGTTTCGTCCATTGCAGTGGTGCCCTTGGTGACCATGTGGGGGCTTAAAACCGGTCAGCCGTGGGGTCATATTTTGGATGCGCAAAAGTGGGTGATTCAGAAGGTTGTTGTCATTGTTGTTTCCATTTGTGCCATTGGGGGATCGGCCATCTGGACGACTCTTAGCTTTGAGAAGAAACGTAATAAATATCTTGCTAAGCATATCAAATAA